The Thunnus thynnus chromosome 2, fThuThy2.1, whole genome shotgun sequence genome includes a region encoding these proteins:
- the sprn2 gene encoding shadow of prion protein 2, whose product MSGLQKLSLTVALCLLLVATLLPSSEARRGRGGGSFGRGGGGYSRGWGGGGGQAYRPAPAQSSGPSAAKVAGAAAAGAIGGSMLGSALSRPGYGYGYGGGYGGYGGGYGGYGGYGGGYGYPRYGGGYGGGYGSRPANEPEGSGDMEYYTGASSGPIYNSIIVVIGSLMSLLIGHWVAVM is encoded by the coding sequence ATGTCCGGGCTGCAGAAACTCTCCCTCACGGTGGCCCTCTGCCTGCTGCTCGTAGCCACACTGTTACCCAGCTCTGAGGCCCGTCGTGGTCGTGGAGGTGGTTCCTTTGGCCGAGGTGGAGGAGGATACAGTCGGGGCTGGGGCGGCGGCGGTGGCCAAGCTTACAGACCGGCCCCAGCCCAGAGCAGTGGCCCCAGTGCAGCAAAAGTAGctggagcagctgcagcaggggcCATAGGTGGATCAATGCTGGGGTCAGCTCTGAGTCGCCCTGGGTATGGGTACGGGTATGGTGGAGGTTATGGAGGATATGGAGGTGGATATGGAGGATATGGAGGATATGGAGGGGGGTACGGATACCCACGATACGGCGGTGGCTACGGTGGTGGCTATGGCTCAAGGCCTGCCAATGAGCCAGAGGGATCTGGAGATATGGAGTACTACACCGGAGCGTCCAGTGGCCCCATCTACAACAGCATCATCGTTGTGATCGGCTCCTTGATGTCCCTGCTGATTGGCCACTGGGTGGCAGTCATGTAG